In Scleropages formosus chromosome 20, fSclFor1.1, whole genome shotgun sequence, a single window of DNA contains:
- the LOC114909229 gene encoding chromobox protein homolog 2-like isoform X2, with protein MARLRYSVHQYKHQADRHHHPVTFRPGQWPYKVSHLQAPRAPEPPLPVQVDGAPAYRVNELLDSLQSYGQLQYLVDWEGYGPEERSWVPAQDILDPDLVMSFHRDRLDRPVPRPRGRPLRRAAEAAHRVEGTVMPPGRSEAPAFN; from the exons ATGGCCAGGTTACGCTACAGCGTTCACCAATACAAACACCAGGCTGACCGCCACCACCATCCAGTCACCTTTCGTCCTGGCCAGTGG CCCTACAAGGTGTCACACCTCCAGGCCCCGCGAGCGCCCGAGCCGCCTCTGCCAGTGCAAGTGGATGGAGCTCCTGCGTATCGAGTCAACGAACTCCTGGACTCTCTGCAAAGTTATGGCCAGTTACAGTATCTTgtcgactgggaggggtatggtccAGAGGAACGCAGCTGGGTGCCCGCACAGGACATTCTGGATCCAGACCTGGTCATGTCATTTCATCGAGACCGCCTGGATCGCCCGGTGCCCCGGCCCCGAGGGCGTCCGCTTCGGCGGGCGGCAGAAGCCGCCCATAGGGTGGAAggtactgtcatgcccccgGGAAGGAGTGAAGCACCTGCATTTAATTGA
- the LOC114909229 gene encoding chromobox protein homolog 7-like isoform X1: MARLRYSVHQYKHQADRHHHPVTFRPGQWVWLSTRNLKPYKVSHLQAPRAPEPPLPVQVDGAPAYRVNELLDSLQSYGQLQYLVDWEGYGPEERSWVPAQDILDPDLVMSFHRDRLDRPVPRPRGRPLRRAAEAAHRVEGTVMPPGRSEAPAFN, from the exons ATGGCCAGGTTACGCTACAGCGTTCACCAATACAAACACCAGGCTGACCGCCACCACCATCCAGTCACCTTTCGTCCTGGCCAGTGGGTATGGTTGTCTACCAGAAATCTAAAA CCCTACAAGGTGTCACACCTCCAGGCCCCGCGAGCGCCCGAGCCGCCTCTGCCAGTGCAAGTGGATGGAGCTCCTGCGTATCGAGTCAACGAACTCCTGGACTCTCTGCAAAGTTATGGCCAGTTACAGTATCTTgtcgactgggaggggtatggtccAGAGGAACGCAGCTGGGTGCCCGCACAGGACATTCTGGATCCAGACCTGGTCATGTCATTTCATCGAGACCGCCTGGATCGCCCGGTGCCCCGGCCCCGAGGGCGTCCGCTTCGGCGGGCGGCAGAAGCCGCCCATAGGGTGGAAggtactgtcatgcccccgGGAAGGAGTGAAGCACCTGCATTTAATTGA